GCAAAATTAAAGCGCGCGACAGCTGAcgatgtttttcttcagcaaaatcCCTCCACCGCGTTCCTGCACATTCACGGGCTGCGTGCGGGAGGGCGTTGCGTTGCGCCGCGCCGCCACGGCTCGCCGACCATCGTCTCCTCTCGTCTCCCTtcggccggccggccggcccgCCATACGATGACACGCGTCGCCGTGACCGCTCGTCCGCACAGGTGCTTTATGGGAAATATAGTTCATTCGTGCGTCCTCCGCGTATGGACTACAACTGTGAGGAAATTCCGCGTGAATGTTACAAAACGGCGAGAAAACGCCGAATAACGTGAACGCTGAGGGAGCTGCGTGGCCGCTATGAACTGCGCTGTTCACGAGCGCCACTTTAACGCTGCCACAGCCTTGCTTTCCGAGGGAGACGAGAAACCCACGTGTCACACGGGCTCCGCTGCGCTAAATGGAGCGAAAATCACAGTGAACAAACATTAACTGCACTTTAGCTCTCATCATAGTTTAAGATCTTTTGTCGTGTTTTAATATTCGTAGCAAATATATACACGACACAACATTCtcatgaagaagaaaaaaaccaaaacgtGTAAGACCAGTTTTCCCTTCCTGTAATCACAGTCAACATGATCAACATAGACAGTGGATTTCACAAACACATAGAGCGATAAACTGTGTGACAGGAGTTGTTCGGGGTAAAACCATGACGATCAAAGGTACCAGAGCAGTAGCGGTCAACAGGGATGAAGCGGCTTTCACGCCAACGCAGATGTGTAACGTAAATGGATGGAATCTGCAGGATTCTGGCGAAGGGGCCGGTCAATCCATATGATATCGAAATCCGCCAGGCAGAGACCGTGTCGCAATCAGAAAGCGACAGCAATATGGCGGCGCCCATGGGGCGCATGATTTTACCGTTTTAGCTGTATATTTTAGCAGAACCGGCCGTTACATTCAATAATATGTCTGACGAAGAAGGCTTCGCTGTAGAAGTGGTTGTAGACAAGCAAGACGGCAGAAAAGTGCCATCATGTCCCCATGGTACACGGGttctatttttttcagtagCTCCGTGTCAGTCATTCTCTGTTACTAGTTGGGTGTTCTGTTTGTGATTGGTTGTTATTCTCATATGTGCGTAGTTTGTTACGGGGAAATTGGGGTACACAGTGTGCCTGACCGTCGTTGAGTTGTGCACCGTAGAAGACGGGCTTCCCACTTCTCTGCGTCACACACAGTCAGTTCGGTAACTTAGTGTCGGTGGTGTGTCAGTTATGTTGTCTGTAGTGCCTCGTGATGTACAcacagttagttagttagtaAAGCGCCTGTTCCGTTCTCCTGACTGACTCCAATGTCTAGTAGCTCCATCGGGGGGCCCAAAATGAATGTGGCAAAGCCGTGGATGGATGCCGAAGCTGGTGGTATTGGCTGTgcaattcagtgtgtgtgtgtggtcggtCGTGTTTCAGGCCCCGCTCTACTCTTCGAGAGGCTGTGCAGAGGACGGCGCTCTGGGAGGCGCTTCTTCGCGTGCTCGGCGTGCCGGGACCGCAAGGACTGCAGTTTCTTCCAGTGGGAGGACGAGCAGGTGAGACCCCTGACCTGACGGTGACAGTGAGTGTCTTGCTCGCACGTGTCCTGCTCGTCATCACGTGGAATGATCGCGCTCGCTCGGCTTCTTCGCTCCAGGTGTCCGAGGCCAGACTGTTGGCGCGAGAGCGCGAGAACGAGACAAAGCAGCCGCGGCCTCACGCGGAGTGGCGCCTCAGGTGAGTGGCGCGAGGGACCCTGACTGAGGCGGGATTAGGATCGTGAAGGGGGCCGAGTAAGTAAGGTGCGAACCTACTAGATGATTATAGCATATTATAATTTATCATGGTTTGTTCTGCCTTAAAAGAAGTTTTCCTACTGAATTTCCACCTgaggatcaataaagtatatctgtATATCGGGAATATCCGCGTATCTCTGTGTCAGACAGTCGGTGTGTCTGAGAATATTTGTACAATTTCCTCCAGCTTTCTTAGTCTAAGGGATAAGCCTTCGTCTCTTTGTGATTCTGTGTCCTATAACACACATTATTAGGTCGCTGTACCCGAAGGGAGAGGCGTTTTAACTTAAAGTAGAAGGTTTCAGAAAACAAATGGGTGCATGATGATTTTTCCGTAAAATGAAAAGACGGTAACGCCGGTGTTTTAAACAGAATGCTACGCCACGGTTACCGCGTGTTTTACATTACATGCTGTATTTCATTGAGCAtttgcttttctccgaagcaacttagtgttaagctacttacaattattcacccttctatacagctgggtaatttcacttgGTTGATTTAAGTTaaataccttgtttaagggaactgcagctgcaggagggattcaaacctgtgaccttttgggtgcaaaggcaggagctctaaccactatgttttACAGTGCTGTACTGTGGCCTCCTGTTACTGACCCAAACTCCCCGAAAAAAGCAGTGGTCACATATATCAATAATTCATTCAAATCGCTGGGAGTAAGTATGAGGATGGACAGTCGTcagcaggaggtgcagtggttaacgctgctacctttggactcgaaggacctgggtttgagtccctgcacctgctgcagtacccttgatcaaggtattcagcctgaactgatgcagtgaaaattactctgctgtatgaaagggcaaatcagtgtaagtaccttagttcCCCCCCAAAACCTGACACTATAAGCATGTGTGCAGAAAATGATCGGTGAAGCGACGACATGTAAAGTGCCGGTGGACCGTGTCAAGAGCACGGTGTTGTCTGTGTTCACCTTCATCAGGTTGGGGCGGTTTGTGTCTCTGCCCTTGGACCAGAGGAGGTTTTGCAAGGactgccagctgctgctgctccccaaCGAGTGGGGCGACCATTCGGGTCACACGGTGCTCCACGAGGTGACGGCGGCCCGTCTGAGGCGGCCCAGCCTGCTGCTCCGGCCACTCGAGAATAAGAAGAGCAACGCACAGTACCTGTTTGCTGAGCGCAGCTGCCGCTTCCTTCTCGAGCTGGTCCGCAGACTGGGCTTCCAGAAGGTTCTCTGTGTCGGGACCCCCCGGTAGGTGTCGCTGCGCTCAACGCGGTGTTTTCAATTTGGGTGACGAGCTCAGTCGGCAGAGTGCTCTgtctttgagtgtgtgtgtgtgtgtgtgtgtgtgtgtgtgtgtgtgtgcgcatgcctACACCTGTGTGTCGCTGACCACAGGGCAACAGTCACTCATGGTCACATCCACTGTCGACACCGACGTCGTTCCCTTCGTTTGCGACGTTTGGTAGACGGAGTGTTGCCATCAGGAGCGGTACAGGGCGTGTCGAGGACAGACGCAGGAATTCACGGCACAGCGTCAGTGGAGTTGATGGACGACTTGATCTTTATTCCACTTAGACTCCACGAAGCGATCAAGCTGAGGAATATGGAGGAGAGCGCTGAGCCCATGAGGAGTCTCCTGCTGGACATCGATTTCAGGTGAGCTTTTGTTGAGCAGCAGAATGAATGTTAGCGCAAGTGGGCAAGTGGACAACACACACTTccctctgttttctgttttccttcagcTCTCTCTATGAATGAAAATCTCATTGAAATATTGTTTGCTTTGACTTTATTATTCGACATACAAGCTCTCATTCTCAGTGGCCTCCAGGTGGGTCACTGGGCCGAAAGTAGGTTAATATGTTGCAAGTACATGTACATAGAATACTATCAATTATCAGGAAAgcaagtgcagtgtgtgtgtgtatataatatatacacacacacagtttattcGTAGAAAGTTGTTGATTTATTACGAAACTACTGTAGGCAGCCAAGAGTGTTTTCTATAGTGTTTTTGTGGTAGCGCAGAGGGGGCTGCCACCTAGAACAGCCAGCGgtctcagggctctgtgttgaaTCCCGTTGGGGAAGCAGCGGCTCCCTTCGGGTCAGCGGTGTCGGACTGAGATCCCAACTGATCTCTTGCGCCGTTACGGCCTAAAGCATCGGGGTGCAGATCTCCATGTGGCTGGGCCAGGGCTCAGCGCCCTCGGGCTTCAAAAAACGGAAAGCAGGGAAGAGCGCCTCCGCGAACTGGGGCTGCGTGCGATCAAAGCCAGGCGTCCAGGCGGTGGAGAACTCGTGCAGGAGCTTCACGGAGCCGAGGTCGTAGAAAGCCAGGCGGCCTTTGGAGCGGTCCAGGAGGATGCCTACCTTGCGCGGGGGCTCGGTGCCCGCGGGCCGGCACGTCACGCACCGGTCGTTGTGCCAGGCTGAGAGAGCGCCGCTGTGGAGCTCCAGGCACCAAGAGTGGGCATTGCGGCCCAGCTCAGCACCCTTTACTTTACCCTTTCTCTCCAGGCGCCCGTAGGCTGCACCCACGGCCCAGGCGGTGCAGCACCGCACATCCACCTCCCAGTAGCAACGGGACGCTGTGATGCCCCTTGAGGCTAAGCCGCAGTACACCTTGTCGAACTGCAGGGGGAGCACCGGCGCAGGCTTGGCCTCAGTGGAGAAGCACAGGCGTCTCCCGCCTCCAGACACTGTGATGTGTCTGTGACAACTGTGTCTGTCGATCTCTACAGCGGATGCGTCTGGAACAGAGCAGGGTCGTGGGTCACGTGACCTGGGCAGCGAAGGGTTTCCTCAGGCCCATGAGGAAAGTTTAGAAGCTAAATCCTGACACCTGATGTGGAAGGAGTGTGCAGTGCGCTACCGGGTAGATCTCAGAGGGCGGTGGTGGAAAGTTTACCCAGCATGAAGCTCTTCCTCTGGAGCTGTGCCTCGAGTTTGTTGCAAACACTGCGCAGTATTTTGAGCAGTTTGTGAAAACGATCTTCGTTCATCGTGATCTCCTCCTTGGCTGCTTCTTTCTTCTTGGGGCAACTGCACATAGAGAAGTGGCACAAGGTGAGGTACCTCTCAACGGTGCTGCTCTGGCTTCCATTTGTACATGTGTTCTCACAACACCTGCGTCTTACTCAGGAACTTGTACCTGAAGTCCCACGAACAGTCCTGCGATGAAAGAGATGAGAAAGAGATGCTCAGAGATACTGCACCATTTCTTCATGGGTTCATTCAACAGAGAAAAGCGGGATTTGATGTTGTTCTTCGTCTCCAGCAGGTCGTTGCATTACCAGAATGATACACAGCTTTCACAGCTGCTGTTGAGCCACTGACAGCTCCTCTACTTCTCAGCTTGAGGTCTTTTTTCACCgggaggcagcagggggtgtaatGCTTAGAGCTGCCTCCTTGCATTGGAAGTtcgctcctgctctagtacccttgatcgaggtacttaccctcattTGATACCATAAAACATTAACCAGTAagagggtaaatcagtgtaagcagctgaaTATGGAGCGTTGCCTTGGAGACAGGCGTCAAGTAAACAAATCAGTAAGAACGCGGCGCTTTGCGCGTAAGAAGTTCGCATTGCTGCCGCATCCGTGTGTCCCACCTGCGCGTCCCTCTTTGGCTCCAGTGCTCGACGCGTGCTGGCGATGTCCCTCTGCAGCTGGCTCAGGTGCTGCTTCCAGTCCCGCAGGACATCAGTGAGCCGCATGTTGGCCTCTCTGTGCTCCTGCTCCACAGCGTCCAGTGTGGCTTCTTCATCCTTCTGCAGGACACGTCTCATGCTCTCGTAGCGCTCGCTCACCTGGAGCTTCATGGCCTCGGCGCTCCTCTGCGCAGCCCATCACAATGAGAGACAAGAAGACGGTGTCGTGTTTGTGCTCTACCTCAGACGAGTTCTAGAACCTTCCTCAAGGGGGCAGTGTTGCTGCCTTCCTTCGCCCTTAAGTTGCAAGTGTTTTCCTCGTGCACCAGTTCCCCTGAACCCCCCTCACGGCCTTCACTCTGACTTTACCGTACCAGAGTGTACCGTCCAAGGCACTAGGTGTCCCCCTCACCGCCAGGTTGGTGCTCCGCTTCTTCAGTGACTGCAGGTGAGCTTCAGCTCTTGCTtgttcctcctccagctcctccaggtgTCTAGAAAGTAGTTCCTGCAGAGAGCAGCCGGGCCAGAGCGGGAAGAGTAGCTCATTCTAGAACTCATAGCGTCGCGCTGTGCAGGACACGGCTGTAAAACTCGACAGCTGGTGGACCTTGTGTGTGACGTGTCCTTTCACGAGTTTTAGCGCTGCTGCTTTCTGAGTGGTGCAAACTCTGTGTGGCTCCCTTACCTTACCTTCTACTGGGATGGGCTCGTCATCACATCGAACTCAAAGCTCTTAATCGCTGAGTAAATAAGTGTGAGACATAACTGTATATGATCGTGTTTGACACACACTTGTGTCCCTGTACTTGGTGCTGTCAGTAGgcttgcagatgcttttcgtACAGCAAACGTTGCATCTGGTAGGTGTGTGTTCGACGTTATTCCCTGCACCTTTGCTACTAGTTTCCAGCGCTCACCTTGGCTTGAGTGCCACCTGCCGTGATGACCTTCCTCATTGCTCTTGGGGAGCGTGCGTATGGCTGCCCGGTCATCTCGGCAGAGGCTGGTGTTGGGGAGGGGGCGCGTAGCCCGCTGGCCTGCTTTCCCAGGGAGGCGATGGCAGGCGGCCCTCTACCCCACTGCGGGGACATGTCTGGGTCATCAGCCAGCGGGATTTTTGCGTTGCTGCTCTCGGCCATGGTGTGCTGCAgggacacgcacgcacgcacaatgCTGAGCTCATGCTGTGCCGCAGAAGGACGAAGATGCTCCGTGCTATGTAGAAACTGCACAACGGCACGCGCTACAGCTTTACACACATCCATATGTAGGGCTGCATGTGTCCAGCTGAGGTATCATCACCGCTTCATCATAAACTATCGGTGATAATTATTTCTCACATTTATGGAATCACTTGTTCATTTAATAAACTGTCTGCTGCTCAGAGTGGtgatagctgctgcctttggacccaaaagtcgcaggCTCAAATCTCACCTCGGGCTCTTACCCttaggcaaggtacttaccctaaattacctggctgtgtaaaggtAAATAAGAGTAGGTAGAGCAAcgctgtaaatcgctttggagaaaagtgtcagataaatgagtcaGTTTCAACGTTGTCTTAGTTCTGCTTTTCACTGTGAAGCAGGACAGACGTCTCTGATGTGTTATATGTGTAACGTGTTCCTTTGTCATTTGTTTCAGCTGTAGTGTGTGAAAGTGCTCAGAGTGCGTCAAGGTGCACAGCGAAAGCAACAATCTCTTACTAATGACAGCATGTACAATAGCGTACAGGAGTTTACGTTGCAAGCAGGGTGTCGGGGCGCATCATGGGTAAGAGTACCGGCTGCTCACCCACACTTTGCAGAAATTGAAGTCCTGCTGTGCGCTTCACTGGTTCACCAGCTGCAGCAGTGACAAAAGGACCAGCTCCGTGCAGAATTAACACagtaatcat
This genomic window from Scleropages formosus chromosome 1, fSclFor1.1, whole genome shotgun sequence contains:
- the LOC108921038 gene encoding E3 ubiquitin-protein ligase TRIM39 isoform X2; its protein translation is MAESSNAKIPLADDPDMSPQWGRGPPAIASLGKQASGLRAPSPTPASAEMTGQPYARSPRAMRKVITAGGTQAKELLSRHLEELEEEQARAEAHLQSLKKRSTNLARSAEAMKLQVSERYESMRRVLQKDEEATLDAVEQEHREANMRLTDVLRDWKQHLSQLQRDIASTRRALEPKRDAQDCSWDFSCPKKKEAAKEEITMNEDRFHKLLKILRSVCNKLEAQLQRKSFMLDASAVEIDRHSCHRHITVSGGGRRLCFSTEAKPAPVLPLQFDKVYCGLASRGITASRCYWEVDVRCCTAWAVGAAYGRLERKGKVKGAELGRNAHSWCLELHSGALSAWHNDRCVTCRPAGTEPPRKVGILLDRSKGRLAFYDLGSVKLLHEFSTAWTPGFDRTQPQFAEALFPAFRFLKPEGAEPWPSHMEICTPML
- the LOC108921038 gene encoding E3 ubiquitin-protein ligase TRIM39 isoform X1 yields the protein MDVCKAVARAVVQFLHSTEHLRPSAAQHELSIVRACVSLQHTMAESSNAKIPLADDPDMSPQWGRGPPAIASLGKQASGLRAPSPTPASAEMTGQPYARSPRAMRKVITAGGTQAKELLSRHLEELEEEQARAEAHLQSLKKRSTNLARSAEAMKLQVSERYESMRRVLQKDEEATLDAVEQEHREANMRLTDVLRDWKQHLSQLQRDIASTRRALEPKRDAQDCSWDFSCPKKKEAAKEEITMNEDRFHKLLKILRSVCNKLEAQLQRKSFMLDASAVEIDRHSCHRHITVSGGGRRLCFSTEAKPAPVLPLQFDKVYCGLASRGITASRCYWEVDVRCCTAWAVGAAYGRLERKGKVKGAELGRNAHSWCLELHSGALSAWHNDRCVTCRPAGTEPPRKVGILLDRSKGRLAFYDLGSVKLLHEFSTAWTPGFDRTQPQFAEALFPAFRFLKPEGAEPWPSHMEICTPML